From Triticum aestivum cultivar Chinese Spring chromosome 7B, IWGSC CS RefSeq v2.1, whole genome shotgun sequence:
ggtggacccccgggaccctcccggtggtcccggtacgttaccgataaaacccgaaacttttccggtgaccaaaacaggacttcccatatataaatctttacctccggaccattccggaactcctcgtgacgtccgagatctcatccgggactccgaacaacattcggtaaccacatacaaacttcctttataaccctagcgtcatcgaaccttaagtgtgtagaccctacgggttcggaaaccatgtagacatgaccgagacgttctccggtcaataaccaacagcgggatctggatacccatgttggctcccacatgttccacgatgatctcatcggatgaaccacgatgtcaaggactcaatcaatcccgtatacaattccctttgtctatcggtattgtacttgcccgagattcgatcgtcggtatgccgataccttgttcaatctcgttaccggcaagtctctttactcgttccgtaacacatcatcccgtgatcaaccccttggtcacattgtgcacattatgatgatgtcctaccgagtgggcccagagatacctctccgttaaccggagtgacaaatctcagtctcgattcgtgccaacccaacagacactttcggagatacctgtagtgcacctttatagccacccagttacgtcgtgatgtttggtacacccaaagcattcctacggtatccgggagttgcacaatctcatggtctaaggaaatgatacttgacattagaaaagctttagcatacgaactacgatctttgtgctaggcttaggattgggtcttgtccatcacatcattctcctaatgatgtgatcccgttatcaacgacatccaatgtccatggtcaggaaaccgtaaccatctattgatcaacgagctagtcaactagaggcttactagggacatggtgtttgtctatgtacccacacatgtatctgagtttcctatcaatacaattatagcatggataataaacgattatcatgaacaaggaaatataataataactaatttatgattgcctctagggcatatttccaacactatagctaacggtttagcaatgaagtaaagtaattatatggcgttattcagtgacacgcaggtcatacaataaataaagacaactcctatggctcctgccggttgtcatactcaccaacatgcaagtcgtgattcctattacaagaacatgatcaatctcatacatcacatatcattcatcacattctttttggccatatcacatcacatagcataccctgcaaaaacaagttagacgtcctctaattgttgtttgcatgttttacgtggctgttgtgggtttctagcaagaacatttcttacctacgcaaaagccacaacgtgatatgccaattgctatttacccttcataaggacccttttcatctaatccgatccaattaaagtgggagagactggcacccgctagccaccttatgcaacaagtgcatgtcagtcggtggaacctgtctcacgtaagtgtgcgtgtaaggtcggtccgggccgcttcatcccacaataccgtcgaaacaagataggactagtaacggtaagcatattgaacaaaatcaacgcccacaacaacttgtgttctactcgtgcatagaatctacgtaatagacctagctcatgatgccactgttggggaacgtatcagaaattcaaaattttctatgcatcaccaagatcaatctatggagtaatctagcaacgaggggaaggggagtgcatgtacataccctcgtagatcgctaagcggaagtgttacaagaacgcggatgaaggagtcgtacttgtagcgattcagatcgcggttgattccgatctaagtgccgaacaacggcgcctccgcgttcaacacacgtgcagcccgatgacgtctcccgtgccttgatccagcaaggagagagggagaggttggggaagactccgtccagcagtagcacgacggcgtggtggtggtggtggtggaggagcgtggtactccagcagggcttcgccaagcactacgagagacgaggagggagagaggtagggctgcgccttgggagagagagactcatgtgttgggcagccccaaaacctccactatatataggggcaagggggagggggaggcgccctagggtttcccctggggggggggcagccagggcagatgggatctcccctttgggtgacttggcccccaagccaggaggtgggaaccccagatggggcgccccaaaccccctggtcatgtgggaataggtgaggggggcgcacatccccttagtgggctggtttgcccccttcccttggcccatgaagcccccccaacacttgccggggctccctaAATACCTTTCgatcatgctggtcatcacccggtacctccggaatacttccggactccaaaacccttcgtccaatatatcaatcttcacctccggaccattccgggactcctcgtgatgtccgggatctcatccgggactccgaacaacattcggtaactgtgTACATACTTTCCATATAACCCTAgagtcattgaaccttaagtgtgtagaccctacaggctcgggaatcatgcagacatgaccgagacatctctctggtcaataaccaacagcgggatctggatacccatgttggctcccacatgttccacgatgatctcatcggatgaaccatgatgtcaaggattcaatcaatcccgtatacaattccctttgtctaccggtatagtacttacccgagattcgatcgtcggtataccgataccttgttcaatctcgttaccggcaagtctctttactcgttccgtaacacatcatctcgcgatcaactccttgatcacattgtgcacattatgatgatgtcctaccgagtgggcccatagatacctctccgtcacacggagtgacaaatcccagtctcaattcttgccaacccaacagacactttcggagatatccgtagtgcacctttatagccacccagttacgttgtgacgtttggtacacccaaagcattcctacggtatccgggagttgcacaatctcatggtctaaggaaaagatacttgacatttagaaaagctttagcatacgaactacacgatcttgtgctagacttaggattgggtcttgtccatcgcatcattctcctaatgatgtgatcccgttatcaatgacatccaatgtccatggtcaggaaaccatgaccatctgttgatcaacgagctagccaactagaggctcactagggatatgttgtggtctatgtattcacacatgtattgcggtttccggtcaatacaattatagcatgaataatagacaattatcatgaacaaggaaatacaataatgaccattttattattgcctctagggcatattttcaacacatcggtggacgcccaaggggcccacgagacagggggcgcgccctatagggggggggccctcctatctcgtggaagcttcgactgcttcttgacttgcactccaagtcctctggatcacgttcgttccaaaaatcacgctcccgaaggtttcattccgtttgaactccgtttgatatcccttttcttcgaaatactgaaataggcaaaaaaaaaacagtaatacgggctgggcctccggttagtaggttagtcccaaaaatgatataaatgtgtaaaataaagcccataaatatccaaaaggggtaatataatagcatggaacaatcaaaaattatagatacgttggagacgtatcaaccagcaCCATCCATCATCTTCCTCATCGGCACCACCATGGCCACAAGCTGCATGATGCGGGGATGCCACCTCCCATTCCCCTCAATTACCGTAATGTTCCACCGAGTCCGTTGTGCAATTTTCAGAACCCTAACCTCGACAAACAACAAAAAACATCTTGCAATCGTacccaaaaaataaataaatggaaccACACATAATTTGACTTTCGCTTTGCACAAGAGGAAAAACGAACAGGCAAAGAACCCCTTCTTAACCAGGTGCAGGAGGATAAACAAATGACACCAAGAGTTCAGACATTCGCTTGGAGGCTTCTTAGGAAAGCACTTCCTACCGGTAAAAGGGCAGGTAGGTACTCCAAACATATCATTGAAAAGTGTTCTAGATGTGGACAATTAGAAGATGAAATGCATATGTTGTTTCTCTGCCCTTTTTGTAAAGCTGCATGGTTTTGCTATCCTTGGTTTATTAAAACTGAATCTCTGGCTGAAAATTATCATTCTATTCCTGATATGGTTCGTGCTTTGATTACATCTCAACATCCACAAATAAACTTGACTACTCTATACTTTTCTATGGTGTCTTTGGAAAGCTCGGAACGACTGTCTATTTTGCAGAAAATTATGCAAGCCTTCCCAGGTGTATGCTGCAGCAAATGCAATAATTGAAGCAACCAATTTAGAAGATAAGAACTTCGCTCAACAACAAGAAAGCGATACAGCTCAGGAGCAGTTGTAGGCTTCTTCAACAACCACGCATACACATGACTGTAATAACCTTGTAGGGAATGTCATCCTTTGCGACGCAGCCTGGGAGAGACACACATATTCAGAGCTGGGTCATGCTGGCTTAGGAGTAATCATTACCATGCAAGACaatcggcacctacaacaactacACGTCTCTGCGCTTTCGCCTCCAGTTTCATCACCCCTCCTGACTGAGACTTACGGGCTGTTCCTAGGTACAAAGTTAGCAGATCTTCTGCAGGTTCAGAACCCTCACCTTTGCACCGACTGCTCGGTGTTAGTTTCGGCGGCAAGGTCATCAACGGTATTTGCTGCTTTAGGATGTTGGGAGAACAGACCTCTCCTTGCAGAGATCCAAGCCTCTCCCTCTTTTAATCGTAACAGGATCACTCACATCAAGAGAAGCAACAATGTAAAAGTTGATCATCAAGCTCGATTAGCTTTACGGATTCAGACAAAGTCCTTAACTGTTCGTTGCTTATGTACACAAGCAGATCAAGGTCAATGTCCTGGCAAGGGACATAGTTTCTGGTTCTAGCATGAGTCCTTTCTTGCTTATTTCTGTAAAATACACATGATCATCAATAAAGTTTTCTTGTGTTCAAAAAAAAAGAAGAACGGGCAAAGAACCATAACTGCCCTGTGTGTCTCACAGGTTGGGACCAAACACGACAAAAACATGGCCGCCGCACAACAGAATCAAAcccaaaaggaaaaggaaaaaaatcacACACACGTTCTCAAGCGGTGCGGTGCGGCTGCGGCGCGGTGGCTCCTCCCCATTCCCAAGTTCCGACCGGCCACCGAGACACGGACACACACCCACCCGCGGCTCCGACCATGGCCGCCGCCCTCGCGTCGCCGCGCACCTCGCGGCAGCTCGTCGACGCCCTCACCGCGCACCTCTCCCTCTACCACGCCGCCAACCCtagcagcccctccccttccccatccccctcccccacccctcgcGCCGCGATCCTGCGGTGGCtggccgcgctgccgccgccggcgcGCGCGGCGGCCTGCACGGCCCtcctgccgccgcccgccgcggccGCGCTCCTCTCcatgctccgccgcctccgcctccgcggcCACTCCTCCTTCTTCGTCCTCGCCGACCCGGCCCCCACCGACCCCTCCTCCCCCACCGTCCTCTCGCGCCTCTCCCGGGGCCTGCTCGCccgggccgccgccgcctcgcgcgcgCACGAGCTGCTCTTCGCCCGCGCGCTCCTCTTCACCGCCTCCCCAGCCTCCCCGCGCCCCGATGCGATCACGCTCGCCGAGCCCCTCCTGGCCGACCTCGACGCCTTCGTCGCCGCCATGGACGAGATCTCCGGCGGGGCCTTCCTCCGCgcaggcgacggcgaggtcgaccTGGCCGCATTGGCGTCCGAGGAGTTCCCCGAGCTGCCCTGGCTCAAGGCCAAGGGGTACTACGTGATCGAGGAGTTCGTGGCCAACTGGGTCGAGATCGCGCTGCGGATGTCgtgggcggcggccgcggccgggGGCGGCGTCGGCGGGAAGAAGGCGGTGAGGGTTGGGAGGTGCGTCAAGGAGAAGGCCGGGCTGGCGTCGACGGCCTTCTGGAGGGAGAAGGGGTATGTGGACTGGTGGATGCGGCTGGAGCCCCGGGTGAGAGCAAGGATCACAGGAGCCTTCTTCGGGAAGAGTGCAAAGGCGCTGGTAATATGCCCTCTCGCTCTGCGTTTCGACATGTTTTTAGTTCATGGCTTCAGAGTGTGCTATGGTCGATGCTTGTCTCAGTTGTATGCATTTAATTTCAGGCTATATAGCTTGTAGTATATGCAAAGTGCAAAAGTTTCAGAGCAATGCTGCACTTTTACCTGCTAGTTTCTTTGGCATGGTTTTTATTCAAGTGAAACCAAACCCTGACAGCAACACATTTGCTTCTTATTGTACATGACTATATATATGTATTGTGCTGAAACATCTGTCTGATCTAATTAGAATGTATAGGTGAGTTAAATAGGTTTGATTTCCGTTTTATGGGGTGGTAGAGGCAATCCATGCATTTTGGGTAACTAGTTGTTGTTTTTGCTGTATTGCAAGAAAGGAGATAATGCTGGCTGAATGTGCTTGAGGAAGAAAAGTAAAAAAGTGATGGGAATTGCATGCCTAGAACGTTGTTCACTTATTGTCATCATATTTAAAATCAGCTGTTCTAGGTAAATTAGGCTCTGAGAAAAACCTTCCAGAAAAAGCTAAACAGCACACAAATATACTGCTCTTGGATCCATGATTTAACTATTTAGCATTCTGTCCGGGAGGCTCTAGTGGAGGATGGATTGCAAGATTATGTTATTATTTAAGAAAAGACTGAGTTCTGATATATTTAGTCGGATAAAAAATACTGACGCTTAATGCTTTACATATTGTTTTGGAAAGATCATATCAAACATTCTGCTTATGTAATGTATGTTTAGAGGGTGGAAGTAATTTTTGATGAAATATCTGCACTTACATGATTAAACTATTTGGCGAATGACGTATTTACTTTGCTTGCTCAAATGTGCATTCTCTTTTGAATTACAAGCATAGACAGTCCATGCACTCTTTCATAATCAATGCATCAGGGATGATTATCATGTTCTTACTAGGTTGAACAAACCAAAGATCTGATCACAAACCAATCATTTATTGAAAACAACTTTGAGGCCTTGTTGACTCAAATGGTTTGCTTTTCGTAAATCCTTTGTAGGAGTGCTTTTAATATAGATTCCACAATAGGTTGACCACAAGTAGGTTACTTTTGGCCTAGACAATTTAGTGTGTCCTGCCCACAGTTCTCCTCTAGCTTATGTGTAAACTTTCATTTTCAGTATTGATTTGTCTGTCTTTCTTGGGCAGTCAGATACATGCAGATTGACAAAACGGTCGTCCTTTTATCAAAAACCCGATTCAGTGTTCCTTTTAAATACCGACTGAAGAAGTTGCTATCCTGAATATGCTAATTGCTTAAGTTGACCAGCCCGCTGACACGGTGTACATGATCAGTCAGCTCTTTGCCACTCCATACCTTCTTGTTTTACATATTGCTAATGTTGGGAGGAGGATCACTAAAGTTGGTGTCATTGGTGTGCAGTTAATCTGAGGAAGTTGCTATGCCAAGTATATCTAAGTCACATACTAATAGCTCAAGTTTGCAGGCTAATGAGATTGAAGGATCAGATGTTGCTTCTAGCGATTCTGGATCATTTCTTGCAGACAGTATGTATGGAAGTACACGGCAGTCTTTTTTCAGAAAGAATCAACCTGGTTGCGGCGATGTTGCAAGCATTCTGTCTTGTAAAAAGAAGCCTGCTTTTGCTAAAGAATTAAAAAGATTGCTGGTGCTTCAGGAGATAGTGTGTTTAAAGAGCAATATTACTTACTGTGGCGGTGATGCAATCTTTCTCACTTCATTAATGTCAGCTGGCACTGTTGCTGACAATATACTCATGAGATTACGAAGACTTCTCATGGTGGTGTCGACGGAAAGTATAAAGTTGGAGCTCATTGGGGATGGAGCATCAAATAATCCAAAAAAGAATGTTGAAAAGACAAGTGTAGGTTCTCGAAAAGGAAAGAAGAAGTCTAGTAGCTCGAAAAAGCTAGCAGCGTCTTCCAAGTCGTCCAAGGTATAGTTCATTTATGCCCTTCTTCCTATAGTTTGTTATCGGCACGGGGCTGTATGCTTCAACAAGCAAGTTAGCTTGTTTGACTTAAGGACTCTTTTCCAGGACAATGGAGGCAGTAGCACAGAAACAAGAAATTCTAGGATTGTGTCAAAGTCAAACCAGCAGACTCCATCTGTTCGATGCACTATTAATGGACCCGCTTCTGAAGAAACTCCTTGCAAAGAAATTGCACCAATACCAAAGGCGGTAAGCATACTTTAGCACAATCCTACTTTGTGTTTGTTAAGTAATGACTTACAAGTGGCATACTATATATTTTAGGAGCAAGCTATCAGGTTGGCTGACTGCAATAATCAATgtaacaaaaagaaaaacaaacgtAAAGGGAAAGCAAAACTCTCTGATCTTTTGAGAGCTGAGAACCCTGGACCTGGCAAATTGAAGACAGCTGTTGCTCATGTTGCTACAGAAGCCTTTCATAAATCTCCCGAAGCAGTAGATGCCCCACTGTGTGTCCCATCTCATGCGCATATTTCCAGTAATGACATCCCTGAAGCAGTGGGTTGTTCTGAGTCATCAAGTATCTTTGATGGAACTGAAGAAAAAGGCATCAAAAGCAGCAGAAAACTGGAAGATACCTTACGTTCTTCTATGGTTATCTCATCAGTAACCACAGAGTGTTGTCAGAGTGCACAAAAACCTGCCAACTTCAGTGTGAATGAGCAGAGCCCATCACGCAGTAGTCAAAATGAATTCATTGTCCAACCATCTTTATGTTCACCTTCCAGTAGTGATAATGTTTTATCTGGTAATCCATGCAGAAACTCTGCTGACTCCTTGGTAAGATCTGCACAGGATAAGACTGGCTGTGATATAACACAGGGAGCTTTGCATGGACTTCCTCCTGGTGTTGGTAAAGGATATGAGAAACAAATGGATCACAGCTCTGTAGTGACAACCGACAAACTTTTACCATCAGTCATTCCTGCCAACATTCTCCAAAGTGCTATAAGCGACAATGGTACAGCAGTGAAGAATGGTGTAGATGAATATTATGCATTCAACCGGAACTTGCTGGGAGGAACATCATACGAGTGGCCTAGTGTAGCACCCCATTTTGTATCACCTGAAATGCAACAGCGCCCTGCTGCAGCAGACAGGTTGCATCTTGATGTTGGTTACAGATGGCCTACTCCATTTAACCAACCTTTCATTCCTGCCAACCATCAGGTGAGAAGCTCACCAGTTGAATCTGGATGCAATCAAATGTTATCTTCTTTGTCAGTGCCCTTAAGTTTTGATTGGCCTCCTGTTTTCAGAGGTTATGGTAAACTGACTCAAAATGCTGCTTTAAGTTATGATCCGGTATTTGCCCCACATATGCAGTCTTCTGCTTGGCCTGGGTTTCCTGCTCAACTAATTCAGAGAGGTGGCATTTGCAGTGAAAAAGATAGGAAATATTTTAGCGATAGTGACCCAAGAAACACATCAGATGTTGGGGATGATACTGAAAGCTATTGGTTTTCTGAAGAAGAATCAGACGGCCGTGCAACTTCTGGAAGAGATATTAATCAATATTTTGGCGGTGGCGTGATGTATTGGAGTCCTGCAGAACATGCCGGAACGGGCTTTTCTAGGCCACCATCTCTTAGTTCAGATGACAGTGCTTGGGCATGGCATGAGGCAGATGTTAGTCGAGTTGTTGACGATCTGGCTATTGGGATTCCATCATCAACATATAATGCAAATGGTGCATCGTCACCACCATCCAGCCCAAGCCCATCCTGTTCCCAGCATGAAACTTCTGATCCTTCCCCTCAGCCTGCTTGTCACTCAGTGGCAGGGAATGACATCAACAATGAAGCTTCACATTCTCCATCTTCTACGCAAGACAGTCCTGAAGATAAGACTACTTCGGCTGTAAAGAGTCCATCTTGTGCCAGTGAAGTAAAGGGGGATACACTACCATATGCAATGCTGCGGCCAATAGTTGTTTCTAATATATCACGAAGGCTATCAAGATCTGACTTTAGGGGTGGTCATGATCACAGGAGCCCATGTGTGTCTTCGACCAGGAGGGATATACCTCTTGTAAGAAGACCTCCATCGCCAGTATTACTTAGTGTTCCTCGcatgcctcggccacctcctccttctcctgttGGAGAATCAAGAAAACGTGGATTCCCAATTGTTAGATCCGGCAGTTCAAGCCCGCGGCATTGGGGGATGAGAAGTTTGTTTTCTGATGATAAAATTTTCAATAGGGCTCAGTTTTGCTTGGATGGCCCTGAAGTTGTATGGCCTTCATGGGTGAATAAAGGCACCTCTACTGGTACACTGGTACAATCAATTGAGGATACTGTCTTGCAGGACCACCTTGTTAAGATTTCACAGCTTTCACGTGATCAACATGTAAGGAATAATTTCTGTTCTTCTATTACTGGCGAGTATTTTTTATGCAGCTTTTATGCGTTCCTGACATATGTTTTTGCAGCCAGATGTTGCAGTTCCTTTGCAGCCACCTGATATGTTAAATGGTTCACCTCACAAGGCATCCCTTTCTTTGATGCACAATGCTCTACATGAAGAGATTGATCAATTCTGTAAGCAGGTATTCTCCCTTACCTCCTGCCTTTTGCATCATCACAACGTTCATGAATGTGTGGTATCAATCATTAATCATTACTCTGATGCCAAGTAATTGCATGCCGTGCCTTAGTTTGTGCACGTGAAATTCCTCCTTTGATGGGTGTTGATGCTATTCATTGTACTTGCAAGGTTGCTGCTGCAAATCTGGTGACGAAGCCCTATATAAATTGGGCTGTCAAAAGGGTCACACGGTGCCTGCAAGTTCTCTGGCCTCGCTCGCGTACAAATCTATTTGGCTCAAATGCCACTGGTTTGGCCCTTCCAACTAGTGATGTAGATCTCGTGGTTTCTCTCCCCCCAGTCCGAAATCTGGTGAGTTGCATGACCATCAACACAACATAGTAGCACAAATGCAGTTATTTTTGTGCCATCATGGAATTAAATTTGTAGCTGTTTCCAGGAACCTATTAAAGAAGCTGGAATTTTGGAAGGCCGCAATGGCATTAAGGAAACATGCCTCCAGGTAATGCATGTCGGCTAATAGATTTTTCGCTCTCTGGATTCTTTAATAGGTGAATGACCTATTATCTGATTTGGACATCAAATTTGTCTAAACAAACATTGAGATGTTAACAGTTGATTTTATCTACGCGTTTTTTCTTACACTGCGCTCTGTTCATGGTTTCACCATTGCTGCAACAATATACTGCACTGTTTCTTGTTAAAATTAACATAGGAAATAAGCGAAGCATTAAatgctttctattttttttgtTGCTATATGCCTTGTGAGTTGCTACAGATATGTTCTGGATAAGTTTAACTCTAAGTTGTCTACTTGTTTGTATATCTTCGTGGGTCATGGTAAGTTACTGGCTTTTGGCATTCAATGTTTACCTAGCAATAATTCTCTTACTATATTTTGTGTATAACTGCACGCCCATGCTTACTTACAATGCATAAATCTTTATATGCTACTTACAATGCATAAATCTTTATATGCTTTTATGCCCAAAGGAAAAAATAAAGCTGATCTTCACAggtcttttttgtttttctttagcaTGCGGCAAGGTGCCTTGGAAATCAGGACTGGGTTAGGAGTGATTCCCTCAAAACGATTGAAAACACAGCAGTAAGTCATAATCCCCTTTAATTTTCTAGTTTGCCAACTAGTTTTTATTTTCCTCATTCTTCATCATTAAAAAATGCAGATACCTGTGATCATGCTTGTAGCCCAAGTACCTTGTGACACAAATATGTCCAATGACCCTTCTGTTCTGGATAGCTCACAAGAAATTTCAGTCAATGTGCTTGGGGAGCAAGGGAGCCCTCCTCGTTCTGACAATTCTATTTCAGAAGGCAGCAACGCACTTGCGGGCTCAAAAATGAAGGATGATTGTGATGCTGTGCGGTCAATTCGTCTTGATATAAGTTTCAAATCACCATCCCACACAGGACTCCAGACTACTGAGTTGGTAAAATCAAAAGCTACTATCAAACGGAATATTTTTAAGTAAAATAAGTTCTGCTTTGTTTCTATTTGTTGGTTTTAAAGTCAGTCTTCATGAAAAGGTTTTGTTTCTGAAATGTTTGATCACAGTTGGTAGTTTTGTATCATTATCTTCAGTTTACTGTAACAGAAAATCAACCTGTAAGTAAGTATCACTGGATATTTTGAACAATTAGTCATgagcattgcatgatcatgtaataaAAATACAAATATAGTATAATGTGGAATGCTTAATGGGTAATTGGGTATGATTAAGTACATACTTAGTCGATACCTATCTCTTGCAGGCATAGATTGTTGCCTTATGTATCCGCGCTATGTAAGATTGCAGTTCAGTATTGTAATAATCTGTGTGTGAAGCATGATCTTAATTCAAATTATACCATTTGTACATAAATTTATTGCCATACTTAAGTTGCATCATGTCAATCGTGCACAGTTTGAATTATCATCATTGCTCTTGGTTCTTGTCAGTTGTCACATGTTCGGAAGCACTAATGTTTTCCCATTAAAAAGTACtacctccgtatcaaaatataagacgttttttgtaggctaaactagcctacaaaaacatcttatattttggtaTGGAGGTAATAGTAATGTTTTCTCCTTGATGCTTACATACATGTCGTCTCAAATGACCCTAAGGATGAGATAATGATGGTTCTTGTGTGATTTCTGTTTTTTTAATGATGTCATGATGATTCTTCAACTAAAGAAAAAGAGATGCTGGAAGGCAACATTTATAAGGTTTTGGATTTGTTTAGTATGTAGAGTTCAATATCACCATAATCACTTAGTTTCTTTCTCAAGTGCAAGTCTTGTACACATGAATGACCGCTGCTTGGTTGGTTGAACCATAGAACTATCTAACTACATGGTACTGCCACATACTTTGGTGGCCATGACATTGTGCTTGAAAGTCATGAATACAAAATTTTCAGGACTAAAATTGGAGATACAAGTTTGCCGCTCTTATTCACCTTCTTTCTTATCTTGCTACAGGTTGGTGAGCTGACTCAGCAATTTCCTGCGGCTTTACCCCTTGCATTAATCATGAAGAAGTTTTTGGCAGATCGTAGTTTGGACCACCCATATTCGGGTGGTCTAAGCTCTTACTGTTTGGTATGTAGCTTTTCTTAATACTCCTGTGATTTTTTTTTTCGTGTTGATTTGACTCTGAAAGCTTGTTTGCGCTGGATAACTTCTTTATGTTTACCTACATGCTCTCCAGATCATTGCTTCTTAGTTATTAATGACTCAAATATCTTAATTTTAGTAGGAAATTTTCTCGTTAATTTTATCAGGGTTGGTCATAGTTGAATGTTCTATACTTTTGATGGTTTGTCTGGACTAAACCTTTCAATCAGATAAAAAAATTCGGCCAGATAATATGTCCTCACAGTGTCTGCTAATGTATGTCTAACAGCATTACAAGCACGTTTCCGAGCTAACTTTTATTTTCTTATATATTTTCAGCTTTGGATAACATACTTGATGCTTACATTTCATGTTAGCATATTATATTTATTAATGACATTAACTCTTGAGATGACCTGTGAAAAGAA
This genomic window contains:
- the LOC123161845 gene encoding uncharacterized protein isoform X2, producing the protein MAAALASPRTSRQLVDALTAHLSLYHAANPSSPSPSPSPSPTPRAAILRWLAALPPPARAAACTALLPPPAAAALLSMLRRLRLRGHSSFFVLADPAPTDPSSPTVLSRLSRGLLARAAAASRAHELLFARALLFTASPASPRPDAITLAEPLLADLDAFVAAMDEISGGAFLRAGDGEVDLAALASEEFPELPWLKAKGYYVIEEFVANWVEIALRMSWAAAAAGGGVGGKKAVRVGRCVKEKAGLASTAFWREKGYVDWWMRLEPRVRARITGAFFGKSAKALANEIEGSDVASSDSGSFLADSMYGSTRQSFFRKNQPGCGDVASILSCKKKPAFAKELKRLLVLQEIVCLKSNITYCGGDAIFLTSLMSAGTVADNILMRLRRLLMVVSTESIKLELIGDGASNNPKKNVEKTSVGSRKGKKKSSSSKKLAASSKSSKDNGGSSTETRNSRIVSKSNQQTPSVRCTINGPASEETPCKEIAPIPKAEQAIRLADCNNQCNKKKNKRKGKAKLSDLLRAENPGPGKLKTAVAHVATEAFHKSPEAVDAPLCVPSHAHISSNDIPEAVGCSESSSIFDGTEEKGIKSSRKLEDTLRSSMVISSVTTECCQSAQKPANFSVNEQSPSRSSQNEFIVQPSLCSPSSSDNVLSGNPCRNSADSLVRSAQDKTGCDITQGALHGLPPGVGKGYEKQMDHSSVVTTDKLLPSVIPANILQSAISDNGTAVKNGVDEYYAFNRNLLGGTSYEWPSVAPHFVSPEMQQRPAAADRLHLDVGYRWPTPFNQPFIPANHQVRSSPVESGCNQMLSSLSVPLSFDWPPVFRGYGKLTQNAALSYDPVFAPHMQSSAWPGFPAQLIQRGGICSEKDRKYFSDSDPRNTSDVGDDTESYWFSEEESDGRATSGRDINQYFGGGVMYWSPAEHAGTGFSRPPSLSSDDSAWAWHEADVSRVVDDLAIGIPSSTYNANGASSPPSSPSPSCSQHETSDPSPQPACHSVAGNDINNEASHSPSSTQDSPEDKTTSAVKSPSCASEVKGDTLPYAMLRPIVVSNISRRLSRSDFRGGHDHRSPCVSSTRRDIPLVRRPPSPVLLSVPRMPRPPPPSPVGESRKRGFPIVRSGSSSPRHWGMRSLFSDDKIFNRAQFCLDGPEVVWPSWVNKGTSTGTLVQSIEDTVLQDHLVKISQLSRDQHPDVAVPLQPPDMLNGSPHKASLSLMHNALHEEIDQFCKQVAAANLVTKPYINWAVKRVTRCLQVLWPRSRTNLFGSNATGLALPTSDVDLVVSLPPVRNLLFPGTY